A window of Clostridioides sp. ES-S-0010-02 genomic DNA:
TATATTGTCCAGTAATTGATTCATTTGACTTAAGTAGACCTTCTAAATCTCCTTGATATATTAATTGTCCACCTTCAATACCAGCTTTTGGCCCTATATCAATAATATGTTCTGCCATACTAATTGTATTTTTGTCGTGTTCAACTACAATGACAGTGTTACCTAAATCTTTTAAATCTTTAATGGATTTTAGAATGTCGATTTTTTCGGATTCATGTAATCCCGCAGTTGGTTCGTCAAGTACGTAAATTAATGAGTCCATCTCTGAATCAAGGTGAGAATTTAAAAATAGCCTTTGTATTTCTCCGCCACTTAAAGTTGACATCTCTCTGTACAAGGACAGATGACCTAGTCGTGCCCTTATTAGATTATTTGTCTTAATTAAAATATCAGCTATTAAATTTTTACCTAGAATAGTTAGTTTGTCTTGATTCAATAATGACTTTAGGAATTCATGAACTTCTAAAATGCTCATCTTTCCAAGTTCACCAATATGCTTTCCATTTAATAAAACTTGGCGTGCTTCTTCACCAATTTTAAAACCATGGCACTCAGAACAAGTAGTCATTCTATAAATACCATTTAAGTCTTCACCTCTTTGGTGACGACCATGAAGTACTTTTGCTAAAGAAGAACTTTGTTTTCCATTTTCATAGTGACCATATAGTACCTCGTTTTGTACTTCCTCAGGCAATTGTAAGAATGGTATATCTAAGTAATCTTTGAACTTCTTAGATAACACTCTCAAATATCCTGGTGTGATTTGGGCTCTATCCAAAACTTTTTTTAGGGTAGTGCGCTTATCCAAGATAAGTTTTTCAATATTAATCTCAAAGTATGCTCCACGTCCAGAACATTTCATACACATTCCATCTGAAGAGGTATATGAGAAATAACTTGGTCTTAAGCGTTCTTCTTTATTACCACAATTATTACAAATAAGATTGTTGTCTACAGGAGTGTTACACGCAGAACATATTACTTGTCCTTCTCCTGAATATAATAGTGTAAGCATACTAATAATATTGGTTCTAGTACCTACTGTTGAACGAGGATTACTCTGACGGATGATATTTTGTTTAACAGCTATAGTAGGAGCTAATCCTTGAATATTGTCAAATTTATTCTCATTATCAATGCCTGAAAGTATGCCTAAGGACTGTAAGTACTGTTTACGCCCCTCCTCAAATACAATATCGAACATAAGACTGGATTTACCTGAACCACTAACACCTGTTGCAACTACAAGCTTATTTTTGGGGATAGAGATATTTATATTTTTTAGGTTATGTATTTTTGCACCTTTGATTTTTATTTCTTTCATTAATTCACCTCATTTTATTAATTTTATCAAACTATAAAATTGGTATGTTTTAATCATTAATATAAGAAGAGGTTAAGCGAAATCATAGTATTAAAAAGGCTCTATAGGTAAATATATATCAACTATATGTTTATTTTGTGGGTGACTATTTGGGTCATTAAGATATACTTCAAAAGGAAAAGAATTACGTAGTTTATGCTCATCATTTGATAGCCATTCATTATACATAAAATCCCAAGCATCACTATATTCATCTTGAAAAATACTAAAATGTCCCACCAGATATTTCCCAGAAGGTATTGTAATATTGCCAAGGTCGCTATTTTCTTTGACAACAATATTATCTGGAATTGTCATACAAATACTAGTCCTCAAATGATGTTCTTGTGTAAATTGAGGATTATCATGATAAATAGCTAATATCTTTGTCTTTTCAAGTTCAATTAGATTCTGCTCATTTGCATAATCAAAGAGTTTTTCTACAATCTTTGGAAAGTGACTGGCCAAATTTCCATATGACCCAGTGTATCTAATATAAGCTGTATTTACATTATCAAGTTCTAAGATTTCAATTTCTCCCTTAACCTCTCTCTTATTTTTAGATTTAAGTTTTGATATGTGTCTATTATACTGAGAAATTTTATATGGTTCTTTGCAATTCTTGCTATAATTGTTTCTATATTTTATAGGGCTTATCTTATAATAATTTTTGAAGGCTCGCGAAAAAACTGCGGAATCAGTAAAACCGAAATAATGTGCAATATCAGTAACTGTCATATCAGTACGATGAATAAGAAAAGAAGTGGCTCCTTCTAGTTTTAACCTATTTACATACTGTGACAATGTTTCTTTTTCTATCGCTTTGAAAATTCTATGAAAATGAAACTTTGAAAAACCTGCTATATTAGAAAGCTCTTCAAGAGAAAGAGAATCATACAAATGCTCTTCTATGTAGTCTTGTACTTTGCAAATACGACGTAAGTATTCTTTTTTAATTTGGGAATCGGTCATAAGTATACCTCCTTATTGTAAAAATACATATTTTAAATACCCTTATTTATAGTAAATAAAGCGTTGAGTATGTGAAATTTAAAGTAAAAAAATGTTAAATAGATTTTTTATTAGGAGTTTTTCTTATATATAACAACAATTTATATTATAAGAGAATTTCTATCTTACTTTGTAACACTTAGTATAACATAGTGATATATTTTTAGATTGTATATTTGATTATACATTTATATAAAGTTAGAGACTATAACATAGACAAAAACTTAATATCTAGTAGGGGTGTAAACTTTGATACTAAGAACAATATATCAATTTCAAGAAAATGTTTACTAAATAATAAAATATTTATATTAAAAAAATTATTAAATTTATTGTTTAAATAAAAAAGTTAAATCTCATCTATTAACATAGAGCCTTTAAAACTTTAAAATGAAAAATATAGAAGAATGATTTTTAATAAAATATAATCATCTAATAAATTATTAAGAAATACAAAAATACTTACAAACAACTATTTATTTTAATTGGGGGAATAAGAATATGAACAATGGTTTTTATCAATTAAATTCAGCAGTGTTATATTTTAACGAGCGAAGTGATGTAAACAAAATAAGGTTTAATCACTATATAATGAGAAAAGAAAACATACAAAGATTAAGGGGAACTTTACCAAGGGGACAGTTTATGATGACTGTAAGAAAGGCTGCATCTGACCTTGATTTATCAATATCTACAATAAGTAGGCTTGTAAATGAATTTATAGATTTAGGAATATTGAGACTAATAAGTCGAGGAGTGAAGGGAAATTGTTGCTCTGTATATAGTTATATATGCTCTGAAAGTAATGATACAGGTGTAATAAAGAAACGTAGAAGTTTTTTTGAAGATATATTAGAAAATATTAATGAAACAAATAATAGTATCCAAAAGGTATCAAAACATGAATATAAGTATGACAAAGATAAGACCAGTGATACCAATATGTATAGCTATGTAGATAAAGAGTATAGACAATGGGGTTATGACCCAGAACTTCATACTGTAGATGAAACAGAAGATGTAACAAAGAAAAAAGAATTATTAAAAAAAAATTTAAAAAAAGAGTTATTAAAAAAGAACTCCAAGAAAAATACTGATGTGGAAGAGGAATACTGTTATATAGAAAGTATTTATGAAAATATTATAAAAAAGTTAAATAAAGAGTCAGGGGAAAGTTTTAGGTTTGATTCAGAAACAGATAATAAACTTATAGCTGAAAGAAGAAAAGAAGGCCATAGCTTAGAAGATTTTTATAAAGTTATAGAATCAAGAGTGAAGAGCTGGAAGGAGACTCCTACACTAGTGGATATAAAACCAGAGACTCTGTTTGGTCATGAATTCAAGACTTACTTAAA
This region includes:
- a CDS encoding AraC family transcriptional regulator, which codes for MTDSQIKKEYLRRICKVQDYIEEHLYDSLSLEELSNIAGFSKFHFHRIFKAIEKETLSQYVNRLKLEGATSFLIHRTDMTVTDIAHYFGFTDSAVFSRAFKNYYKISPIKYRNNYSKNCKEPYKISQYNRHISKLKSKNKREVKGEIEILELDNVNTAYIRYTGSYGNLASHFPKIVEKLFDYANEQNLIELEKTKILAIYHDNPQFTQEHHLRTSICMTIPDNIVVKENSDLGNITIPSGKYLVGHFSIFQDEYSDAWDFMYNEWLSNDEHKLRNSFPFEVYLNDPNSHPQNKHIVDIYLPIEPF
- a CDS encoding conserved phage C-terminal domain-containing protein, with product MNNGFYQLNSAVLYFNERSDVNKIRFNHYIMRKENIQRLRGTLPRGQFMMTVRKAASDLDLSISTISRLVNEFIDLGILRLISRGVKGNCCSVYSYICSESNDTGVIKKRRSFFEDILENINETNNSIQKVSKHEYKYDKDKTSDTNMYSYVDKEYRQWGYDPELHTVDETEDVTKKKELLKKNLKKELLKKNSKKNTDVEEEYCYIESIYENIIKKLNKESGESFRFDSETDNKLIAERRKEGHSLEDFYKVIESRVKSWKETPTLVDIKPETLFGHEFKTYLNEK
- a CDS encoding excinuclease ABC subunit UvrA; this encodes MKEIKIKGAKIHNLKNINISIPKNKLVVATGVSGSGKSSLMFDIVFEEGRKQYLQSLGILSGIDNENKFDNIQGLAPTIAVKQNIIRQSNPRSTVGTRTNIISMLTLLYSGEGQVICSACNTPVDNNLICNNCGNKEERLRPSYFSYTSSDGMCMKCSGRGAYFEINIEKLILDKRTTLKKVLDRAQITPGYLRVLSKKFKDYLDIPFLQLPEEVQNEVLYGHYENGKQSSSLAKVLHGRHQRGEDLNGIYRMTTCSECHGFKIGEEARQVLLNGKHIGELGKMSILEVHEFLKSLLNQDKLTILGKNLIADILIKTNNLIRARLGHLSLYREMSTLSGGEIQRLFLNSHLDSEMDSLIYVLDEPTAGLHESEKIDILKSIKDLKDLGNTVIVVEHDKNTISMAEHIIDIGPKAGIEGGQLIYQGDLEGLLKSNESITGQYISGKYSMPTRTSSKNITDIEKMHCIVVQNASTNNLKNVTASLPLGAMVGIAGKSGSGKSSLISDTLLPLLRSYFNNQASNNKTTIKENEVSNEDDYTIVETIADKLSGTQYISGYSEISQTPIGRNMNSTPASYIGIWDKIRVLFAGQPESIKQNFTAGHFSFNSKGACPKCSGSGYEKIWLGNNLSMDSICSECHGKRFNDESLSIKYKNKNIYDVLNMSVSEAVVFFEDTPNIVSHLKVLEQIGMGYIKLGQPTPTLSGGESQRIKLAKEIGKKRKGNILYVLDEPTTGLSLYDTAKLIQLLDELIENGNSVIVVEHDIEVLNTCDWIIELGPEGGDKGGYIIAEGSPQQLKENSKSITGRYL